A single genomic interval of Hevea brasiliensis isolate MT/VB/25A 57/8 chromosome 4, ASM3005281v1, whole genome shotgun sequence harbors:
- the LOC110641646 gene encoding kinesin-like protein KIN-14T isoform X5, with the protein MRMGTRKSIRNLDETLDALLGLKAHITPNWVKSVCNIVKTLSSEFSAKDDDNDDDDDSSNAISKIKDEVDALTGRINQLNIQRRQLLNHYLDLKGNIRVFCRISPITIGENLGRLRPVVAVDSSNVLLNLADNKSKNYSFDRVFHPDSSQDEVFSEVEPVIKSVLDGYNACIFAYGQTGTGKTFTMEGRSDAPGVVPRTFQELFKQAVESNHSFLIRFSMLEIYMGNLRDLLVPKPTRATDPISPCMIRIAITCFDAPERRRETNKIWLVDLGGSERVLKTKACGKRLDEGKAINLSLSALGNVINALQMKKRHIPYRNSKLTQVLKDSLGNDSKILMLVHVSPKEEDLCETICSLNFATRAKNTRLGNEDTTEVREQKKVAIANLQQKMIEIEYERLHVRQEIEKLERRLQNLIGKSLSSKGQIEAYNFIEEPLTKNGVGDTIVASMYKVPGFMRPTVCSQRKLGTNYKVPVSGRRKRPPTHHAESLASRAKDHSDYKSEHSVFRSSWLLGLDMRNSVDNTIECSHDTLEIETKMTNIREQEKTPCSASHMNGIGHIQKVTNRHTGMTNNYIKISKVGNWLDLQKNETNMSGYTYRTKRVLAIPTPKKKHKHNEQSKEKEVFDEKIHIFCDSTMQKVHGEKDKMVIDGGVGMIISEVVIDKQLTNFQDSFNEDSRFDFSSTSQSQAVVGKRMTQTEDSVYNSSTEDGEWNTFCPKDMCCHRRADCKDHDGANAPCILKAVEGKNEISDSFQLKNNGCWEHLRSALGGSNIYSKGDSSDSMSILEVESCCSQVSIESVMEDGERQDSDSSIQFSAKERRCDILQLRSQKELFENYSNKKDLTKPFYKPQGETQRTGIFHILRQKIEILCISALLGLGFCNLGYEHEFFDSLML; encoded by the exons ATG AGAATGGGTACAAGAAAATCTATTAGAAACCTTGATGAAACTCTTGATGCTCTACTGGGTCTAAAGGCACATATAACTCCAAACTGGGTCAAATCAGTTTGCAATATTGTAAAGACCCTTTCTTCTGAGTTTAGTGCCAAAGATGatgataatgatgatgatgatgattctaGCAAtgcaatttcaaaaataaaag ATGAAGTTGATGCTTTGACTGGCCGTATAAACCAGCTCAACATACAGAGAAGGCAGCTCCTGAACCATTATCTGGACTTGAAAG GGAACATTCGTGTATTTTGTCGCATAAGCCCGATCACAATAGGGGAGAATCTTGGTCGATTAAGACCTGTAGTGGCTGTGGATTCAAGTAACGTTCTTTTAAATCTTGCTGATAATAAGAGTAAGAACTACAGTTTTGACAGAGTTTTCCACCCAGATTCATCACAAG ATGAAGTTTTTTCCGAAGTTGAACCAGTCATCAAATCTGTCCTTGATGGTTACAATGCTTGCATTTTCGCCTATGGTCAGACTGGCACAGGAAAAACTTTCACAATG GAAGGCAGATCAGATGCTCCTGGAGTAGTTCCTCGCACATTCCAGGAACTATTTAAGCAAGCAGTGGAAagtaaccattcatttctcatcaGATTCAGTATGCTTGAGATTTACATGGGAAATCTCAGGGACTTGCTAGTCCCCAAGCCAACTAGAGCTACAGATCCCATCTCTCCTTG CATGATACGCATAGCAATAACTTGCTTTGATGCTCCTGAGAGGCGACGGGAAACAAACAAAATTTGGTTAGTGGACCTTGGAGGAAGTGAGCGTGTGCTGAAGACAAAGGCATGCGGGAAAAGACTTGACGAAGGAAAAGCTATTAATTTGTCACTCTCTGCTCTTGGAAATGTAATTAATGCCCTCCAGATGAAAAAGCGTCACATACCTTACAG GAATAGCAAGCTGACACAAGTTCTTAAAGACTCTCTAG GCAATGATTCAAAAATACTAATGCTAGTCCATGTCAGCCCCAAAGAAGAAGATTTGTGTGAGACCatatgttctttaaattttgcaaCGAGGGCAAAAAACACTCGCCTAGGAAATGAGGATACAACA GAAGTAAGAGAGCAGAAGAAAGTAGCAATAGCAAATCTGCAGCAAAAGATGATAGAGATTGAATATGAGCGGCTGCATGTTAGACAAGAAATTGAGAAATTGGAAAGGAGGTTACAAAATCTCATAGGAAAAAGTTTATCTTCTAAAGGGCAAATTGAAGCATATAATTTTATTGAAGAACCACTTACAAAGAATGGTGTTGGAGACACAATAGTAGCCTCCATGTATAAGGTACCAGGATTTATGAGGCCAACTGTTTGCAGCCAAAGAAAATTAGGGACAAATTACAAAGTTCCAGTGTCTGGAAGAAGGAAAAGGCCACCAACCCATCATGCTGAGTCTCTGGCTTCTCGTGCGAAGGATCACTCAGATTACAAATCAGAACATAGTGTGTTTAGATCTAGCTGGTTGTTGGGATTAGACATGAGAAACAGTGTTGATAATACAATAGAATGCAGCCACGACACCCTTGAAATTGAAACTAAAATGACTAATATCCGAGAGCAAGAAAAAACACCTTGTTCAGCTAGTCATATGAATGGCATTGGTCACATTCAGAAAGTTACAAATAGACATACAGGAATGactaataattacatcaaaatttcTAAGGTGGGCAATTGGTTAGATCTGCAAAAGAATGAAACCAATATGAGTGGTTACACTTACAGGACTAAGCGTGTTTTAGCTATTCCTACCCCTAAGAAGAAGCATAAGCATAATGAGCAGAGCAAAGAGAAGGAGGTTTTTGATGAAAAAATACATATTTTTTGTGATTCTACAATGCAAAAGGTCCATGGTGAAAAAGATAAAATGGTTATAGATGGCGGAGTTGGAATGATCATATCAGAAGTGGTGATTGACAAGCAATTAACAAATTTCCAGGATTCATTCAATGAGGACTCGAGATTTGATTTCAGCTCCACATCTCAGAGTCAGGCAGTTGTAGGAAAGAGAATGACACAAACAGAAGATTCTGTATATAACTCATCAACAGAAGATGGAGAATGGAACACTTTTTGTCCAAAAGATATGTGTTGTCATAGACGAGCTGATTGCAAGGATCATGATGGAGCCAATGCACCATGTATCTTGAAGGCAGTAGAAGGCAAAAATGAAATTTCAGACAGTTTCCAGTTAAAGAACAATGGATGTTGGGAGCATTTGCGATCTGCTTTAGGTGGCAGTAACATCTACTCAAAAGGGGATTCCAGCGACTCCATGTCGatattagaagttgaatcatGCTGTTCACAAGTATCCATTGAATCGGTTATGGAAGATGGTGAAAGGCAAGACTCGGATTCCTCCATTCAATTCTCAGCAAAAGAAAGAAGATGTGACATACTCCAACTGAGATCTCAAAAAGAGTTATTTGAGAACTATTCAAACAAGAAAGATTTAACCAAGCCATTTTATAAACCTCAAGGAGAAACACAGAGGACAG GAATATTCCATATTCTTAGACAGAAAATAGAGATTTTATGCATCAGTGCTCTTCTAGGATTGGGGTTTTGTAACCTGGGATATGAGCATGAGTTCTTCGACAGTTTAATGCTTTGA
- the LOC110641646 gene encoding kinesin-like protein KIN-14T isoform X3, whose protein sequence is MRMGTRKSIRNLDETLDALLGLKAHITPNWVKSVCNIVKTLSSEFSAKDDDNDDDDDSSNAISKIKDEVDALTGRINQLNIQRRQLLNHYLDLKGNIRVFCRISPITIGENLGRLRPVVAVDSSNVLLNLADNKSKNYSFDRVFHPDSSQDEVFSEVEPVIKSVLDGYNACIFAYGQTGTGKTFTMEGRSDAPGVVPRTFQELFKQAVESNHSFLIRFSMLEIYMGNLRDLLVPKPTRATDPISPCLAIQTDPEGGIEIDNLVSIQVNDFHQALKLYRLGCHFRSTTSTTSNITSSRSHCMIRIAITCFDAPERRRETNKIWLVDLGGSERVLKTKACGKRLDEGKAINLSLSALGNVINALQMKKRHIPYRNSKLTQVLKDSLGNDSKILMLVHVSPKEEDLCETICSLNFATRAKNTRLGNEDTTEVREQKKVAIANLQQKMIEIEYERLHVRQEIEKLERRLQNLIGKSLSSKGQIEAYNFIEEPLTKNGVGDTIVASMYKVPGFMRPTVCSQRKLGTNYKVPVSGRRKRPPTHHAESLASRAKDHSDYKSEHSVFRSSWLLGLDMRNSVDNTIECSHDTLEIETKMTNIREQEKTPCSASHMNGIGHIQKVTNRHTGMTNNYIKISKVGNWLDLQKNETNMSGYTYRTKRVLAIPTPKKKHKHNEQSKEKEVFDEKIHIFCDSTMQKVHGEKDKMVIDGGVGMIISEVVIDKQLTNFQDSFNEDSRFDFSSTSQSQAVVGKRMTQTEDSVYNSSTEDGEWNTFCPKDMCCHRRADCKDHDGANAPCILKAVEGKNEISDSFQLKNNGCWEHLRSALGGSNIYSKGDSSDSMSILEVESCCSQVSIESVMEDGERQDSDSSIQFSAKERRCDILQLRSQKELFENYSNKKDLTKPFYKPQGETQRTGNRKKYNEGKEEERTEK, encoded by the exons ATG AGAATGGGTACAAGAAAATCTATTAGAAACCTTGATGAAACTCTTGATGCTCTACTGGGTCTAAAGGCACATATAACTCCAAACTGGGTCAAATCAGTTTGCAATATTGTAAAGACCCTTTCTTCTGAGTTTAGTGCCAAAGATGatgataatgatgatgatgatgattctaGCAAtgcaatttcaaaaataaaag ATGAAGTTGATGCTTTGACTGGCCGTATAAACCAGCTCAACATACAGAGAAGGCAGCTCCTGAACCATTATCTGGACTTGAAAG GGAACATTCGTGTATTTTGTCGCATAAGCCCGATCACAATAGGGGAGAATCTTGGTCGATTAAGACCTGTAGTGGCTGTGGATTCAAGTAACGTTCTTTTAAATCTTGCTGATAATAAGAGTAAGAACTACAGTTTTGACAGAGTTTTCCACCCAGATTCATCACAAG ATGAAGTTTTTTCCGAAGTTGAACCAGTCATCAAATCTGTCCTTGATGGTTACAATGCTTGCATTTTCGCCTATGGTCAGACTGGCACAGGAAAAACTTTCACAATG GAAGGCAGATCAGATGCTCCTGGAGTAGTTCCTCGCACATTCCAGGAACTATTTAAGCAAGCAGTGGAAagtaaccattcatttctcatcaGATTCAGTATGCTTGAGATTTACATGGGAAATCTCAGGGACTTGCTAGTCCCCAAGCCAACTAGAGCTACAGATCCCATCTCTCCTTG CCTTGCTATTCAAACAGATCCTGAGGGAGGAATTGAAATCGACAACCTTGTGTCAATTCAAGTGAATGACTTCCACCAGGCTTTGAAGCTGTACAGATTAGGATGCCATTTCAGATCAACAACCTCGACAACCTCCAACATAACTTCAAGCCGATCTCATTG CATGATACGCATAGCAATAACTTGCTTTGATGCTCCTGAGAGGCGACGGGAAACAAACAAAATTTGGTTAGTGGACCTTGGAGGAAGTGAGCGTGTGCTGAAGACAAAGGCATGCGGGAAAAGACTTGACGAAGGAAAAGCTATTAATTTGTCACTCTCTGCTCTTGGAAATGTAATTAATGCCCTCCAGATGAAAAAGCGTCACATACCTTACAG GAATAGCAAGCTGACACAAGTTCTTAAAGACTCTCTAG GCAATGATTCAAAAATACTAATGCTAGTCCATGTCAGCCCCAAAGAAGAAGATTTGTGTGAGACCatatgttctttaaattttgcaaCGAGGGCAAAAAACACTCGCCTAGGAAATGAGGATACAACA GAAGTAAGAGAGCAGAAGAAAGTAGCAATAGCAAATCTGCAGCAAAAGATGATAGAGATTGAATATGAGCGGCTGCATGTTAGACAAGAAATTGAGAAATTGGAAAGGAGGTTACAAAATCTCATAGGAAAAAGTTTATCTTCTAAAGGGCAAATTGAAGCATATAATTTTATTGAAGAACCACTTACAAAGAATGGTGTTGGAGACACAATAGTAGCCTCCATGTATAAGGTACCAGGATTTATGAGGCCAACTGTTTGCAGCCAAAGAAAATTAGGGACAAATTACAAAGTTCCAGTGTCTGGAAGAAGGAAAAGGCCACCAACCCATCATGCTGAGTCTCTGGCTTCTCGTGCGAAGGATCACTCAGATTACAAATCAGAACATAGTGTGTTTAGATCTAGCTGGTTGTTGGGATTAGACATGAGAAACAGTGTTGATAATACAATAGAATGCAGCCACGACACCCTTGAAATTGAAACTAAAATGACTAATATCCGAGAGCAAGAAAAAACACCTTGTTCAGCTAGTCATATGAATGGCATTGGTCACATTCAGAAAGTTACAAATAGACATACAGGAATGactaataattacatcaaaatttcTAAGGTGGGCAATTGGTTAGATCTGCAAAAGAATGAAACCAATATGAGTGGTTACACTTACAGGACTAAGCGTGTTTTAGCTATTCCTACCCCTAAGAAGAAGCATAAGCATAATGAGCAGAGCAAAGAGAAGGAGGTTTTTGATGAAAAAATACATATTTTTTGTGATTCTACAATGCAAAAGGTCCATGGTGAAAAAGATAAAATGGTTATAGATGGCGGAGTTGGAATGATCATATCAGAAGTGGTGATTGACAAGCAATTAACAAATTTCCAGGATTCATTCAATGAGGACTCGAGATTTGATTTCAGCTCCACATCTCAGAGTCAGGCAGTTGTAGGAAAGAGAATGACACAAACAGAAGATTCTGTATATAACTCATCAACAGAAGATGGAGAATGGAACACTTTTTGTCCAAAAGATATGTGTTGTCATAGACGAGCTGATTGCAAGGATCATGATGGAGCCAATGCACCATGTATCTTGAAGGCAGTAGAAGGCAAAAATGAAATTTCAGACAGTTTCCAGTTAAAGAACAATGGATGTTGGGAGCATTTGCGATCTGCTTTAGGTGGCAGTAACATCTACTCAAAAGGGGATTCCAGCGACTCCATGTCGatattagaagttgaatcatGCTGTTCACAAGTATCCATTGAATCGGTTATGGAAGATGGTGAAAGGCAAGACTCGGATTCCTCCATTCAATTCTCAGCAAAAGAAAGAAGATGTGACATACTCCAACTGAGATCTCAAAAAGAGTTATTTGAGAACTATTCAAACAAGAAAGATTTAACCAAGCCATTTTATAAACCTCAAGGAGAAACACAGAGGACAG GGAATAGAAAGAAATACAATGAAGGAAAAGAAGAGGAGAGAACAGAAAAGTAA
- the LOC110641646 gene encoding kinesin-like protein KIN-14T isoform X4 has protein sequence MRMGTRKSIRNLDETLDALLGLKAHITPNWVKSVCNIVKTLSSEFSAKDDDNDDDDDSSNAISKIKDEVDALTGRINQLNIQRRQLLNHYLDLKGNIRVFCRISPITIGENLGRLRPVVAVDSSNVLLNLADNKSKNYSFDRVFHPDSSQDEVFSEVEPVIKSVLDGYNACIFAYGQTGTGKTFTMEGRSDAPGVVPRTFQELFKQAVESNHSFLIRFSMLEIYMGNLRDLLVPKPTRATDPISPCLAIQTDPEGGIEIDNLVSIQVNDFHQALKLYRLGCHFRSTTSTTSNITSSRSHCMIRIAITCFDAPERRRETNKIWLVDLGGSERVLKTKACGKRLDEGKAINLSLSALGNVINALQMKKRHIPYRNSKLTQVLKDSLGNDSKILMLVHVSPKEEDLCETICSLNFATRAKNTRLGNEDTTEVREQKKVAIANLQQKMIEIEYERLHVRQEIEKLERRLQNLIGKSLSSKGQIEAYNFIEEPLTKNGVGDTIVASMYKVPGFMRPTVCSQRKLGTNYKVPVSGRRKRPPTHHAESLASRAKDHSDYKSEHSVFRSSWLLGLDMRNSVDNTIECSHDTLEIETKMTNIREQEKTPCSASHMNGIGHIQKVTNRHTGMTNNYIKISKVGNWLDLQKNETNMSGYTYRTKRVLAIPTPKKKHKHNEQSKEKEVFDEKIHIFCDSTMQKVHGEKDKMVIDGGVGMIISEVVIDKQLTNFQDSFNEDSRFDFSSTSQSQAVVGKRMTQTEDSVYNSSTEDGEWNTFCPKDMCCHRRADCKDHDGANAPCILKAVEGKNEISDSFQLKNNGCWEHLRSALGGSNIYSKGDSSDSMSILEVESCCSQVSIESVMEDGERQDSDSSIQFSAKERRCDILQLRSQKELFENYSNKKDLTKPFYKPQGETQRTETGVW, from the exons ATG AGAATGGGTACAAGAAAATCTATTAGAAACCTTGATGAAACTCTTGATGCTCTACTGGGTCTAAAGGCACATATAACTCCAAACTGGGTCAAATCAGTTTGCAATATTGTAAAGACCCTTTCTTCTGAGTTTAGTGCCAAAGATGatgataatgatgatgatgatgattctaGCAAtgcaatttcaaaaataaaag ATGAAGTTGATGCTTTGACTGGCCGTATAAACCAGCTCAACATACAGAGAAGGCAGCTCCTGAACCATTATCTGGACTTGAAAG GGAACATTCGTGTATTTTGTCGCATAAGCCCGATCACAATAGGGGAGAATCTTGGTCGATTAAGACCTGTAGTGGCTGTGGATTCAAGTAACGTTCTTTTAAATCTTGCTGATAATAAGAGTAAGAACTACAGTTTTGACAGAGTTTTCCACCCAGATTCATCACAAG ATGAAGTTTTTTCCGAAGTTGAACCAGTCATCAAATCTGTCCTTGATGGTTACAATGCTTGCATTTTCGCCTATGGTCAGACTGGCACAGGAAAAACTTTCACAATG GAAGGCAGATCAGATGCTCCTGGAGTAGTTCCTCGCACATTCCAGGAACTATTTAAGCAAGCAGTGGAAagtaaccattcatttctcatcaGATTCAGTATGCTTGAGATTTACATGGGAAATCTCAGGGACTTGCTAGTCCCCAAGCCAACTAGAGCTACAGATCCCATCTCTCCTTG CCTTGCTATTCAAACAGATCCTGAGGGAGGAATTGAAATCGACAACCTTGTGTCAATTCAAGTGAATGACTTCCACCAGGCTTTGAAGCTGTACAGATTAGGATGCCATTTCAGATCAACAACCTCGACAACCTCCAACATAACTTCAAGCCGATCTCATTG CATGATACGCATAGCAATAACTTGCTTTGATGCTCCTGAGAGGCGACGGGAAACAAACAAAATTTGGTTAGTGGACCTTGGAGGAAGTGAGCGTGTGCTGAAGACAAAGGCATGCGGGAAAAGACTTGACGAAGGAAAAGCTATTAATTTGTCACTCTCTGCTCTTGGAAATGTAATTAATGCCCTCCAGATGAAAAAGCGTCACATACCTTACAG GAATAGCAAGCTGACACAAGTTCTTAAAGACTCTCTAG GCAATGATTCAAAAATACTAATGCTAGTCCATGTCAGCCCCAAAGAAGAAGATTTGTGTGAGACCatatgttctttaaattttgcaaCGAGGGCAAAAAACACTCGCCTAGGAAATGAGGATACAACA GAAGTAAGAGAGCAGAAGAAAGTAGCAATAGCAAATCTGCAGCAAAAGATGATAGAGATTGAATATGAGCGGCTGCATGTTAGACAAGAAATTGAGAAATTGGAAAGGAGGTTACAAAATCTCATAGGAAAAAGTTTATCTTCTAAAGGGCAAATTGAAGCATATAATTTTATTGAAGAACCACTTACAAAGAATGGTGTTGGAGACACAATAGTAGCCTCCATGTATAAGGTACCAGGATTTATGAGGCCAACTGTTTGCAGCCAAAGAAAATTAGGGACAAATTACAAAGTTCCAGTGTCTGGAAGAAGGAAAAGGCCACCAACCCATCATGCTGAGTCTCTGGCTTCTCGTGCGAAGGATCACTCAGATTACAAATCAGAACATAGTGTGTTTAGATCTAGCTGGTTGTTGGGATTAGACATGAGAAACAGTGTTGATAATACAATAGAATGCAGCCACGACACCCTTGAAATTGAAACTAAAATGACTAATATCCGAGAGCAAGAAAAAACACCTTGTTCAGCTAGTCATATGAATGGCATTGGTCACATTCAGAAAGTTACAAATAGACATACAGGAATGactaataattacatcaaaatttcTAAGGTGGGCAATTGGTTAGATCTGCAAAAGAATGAAACCAATATGAGTGGTTACACTTACAGGACTAAGCGTGTTTTAGCTATTCCTACCCCTAAGAAGAAGCATAAGCATAATGAGCAGAGCAAAGAGAAGGAGGTTTTTGATGAAAAAATACATATTTTTTGTGATTCTACAATGCAAAAGGTCCATGGTGAAAAAGATAAAATGGTTATAGATGGCGGAGTTGGAATGATCATATCAGAAGTGGTGATTGACAAGCAATTAACAAATTTCCAGGATTCATTCAATGAGGACTCGAGATTTGATTTCAGCTCCACATCTCAGAGTCAGGCAGTTGTAGGAAAGAGAATGACACAAACAGAAGATTCTGTATATAACTCATCAACAGAAGATGGAGAATGGAACACTTTTTGTCCAAAAGATATGTGTTGTCATAGACGAGCTGATTGCAAGGATCATGATGGAGCCAATGCACCATGTATCTTGAAGGCAGTAGAAGGCAAAAATGAAATTTCAGACAGTTTCCAGTTAAAGAACAATGGATGTTGGGAGCATTTGCGATCTGCTTTAGGTGGCAGTAACATCTACTCAAAAGGGGATTCCAGCGACTCCATGTCGatattagaagttgaatcatGCTGTTCACAAGTATCCATTGAATCGGTTATGGAAGATGGTGAAAGGCAAGACTCGGATTCCTCCATTCAATTCTCAGCAAAAGAAAGAAGATGTGACATACTCCAACTGAGATCTCAAAAAGAGTTATTTGAGAACTATTCAAACAAGAAAGATTTAACCAAGCCATTTTATAAACCTCAAGGAGAAACACAGAGGACAG AGACTGGCGTGTGGTGA
- the LOC110641646 gene encoding kinesin-like protein KIN-14T isoform X1, with product MRMGTRKSIRNLDETLDALLGLKAHITPNWVKSVCNIVKTLSSEFSAKDDDNDDDDDSSNAISKIKDEVDALTGRINQLNIQRRQLLNHYLDLKGNIRVFCRISPITIGENLGRLRPVVAVDSSNVLLNLADNKSKNYSFDRVFHPDSSQDEVFSEVEPVIKSVLDGYNACIFAYGQTGTGKTFTMEGRSDAPGVVPRTFQELFKQAVESNHSFLIRFSMLEIYMGNLRDLLVPKPTRATDPISPCLAIQTDPEGGIEIDNLVSIQVNDFHQALKLYRLGCHFRSTTSTTSNITSSRSHCMIRIAITCFDAPERRRETNKIWLVDLGGSERVLKTKACGKRLDEGKAINLSLSALGNVINALQMKKRHIPYRNSKLTQVLKDSLGNDSKILMLVHVSPKEEDLCETICSLNFATRAKNTRLGNEDTTEVREQKKVAIANLQQKMIEIEYERLHVRQEIEKLERRLQNLIGKSLSSKGQIEAYNFIEEPLTKNGVGDTIVASMYKVPGFMRPTVCSQRKLGTNYKVPVSGRRKRPPTHHAESLASRAKDHSDYKSEHSVFRSSWLLGLDMRNSVDNTIECSHDTLEIETKMTNIREQEKTPCSASHMNGIGHIQKVTNRHTGMTNNYIKISKVGNWLDLQKNETNMSGYTYRTKRVLAIPTPKKKHKHNEQSKEKEVFDEKIHIFCDSTMQKVHGEKDKMVIDGGVGMIISEVVIDKQLTNFQDSFNEDSRFDFSSTSQSQAVVGKRMTQTEDSVYNSSTEDGEWNTFCPKDMCCHRRADCKDHDGANAPCILKAVEGKNEISDSFQLKNNGCWEHLRSALGGSNIYSKGDSSDSMSILEVESCCSQVSIESVMEDGERQDSDSSIQFSAKERRCDILQLRSQKELFENYSNKKDLTKPFYKPQGETQRTGIFHILRQKIEILCISALLGLGFCNLGYEHEFFDSLML from the exons ATG AGAATGGGTACAAGAAAATCTATTAGAAACCTTGATGAAACTCTTGATGCTCTACTGGGTCTAAAGGCACATATAACTCCAAACTGGGTCAAATCAGTTTGCAATATTGTAAAGACCCTTTCTTCTGAGTTTAGTGCCAAAGATGatgataatgatgatgatgatgattctaGCAAtgcaatttcaaaaataaaag ATGAAGTTGATGCTTTGACTGGCCGTATAAACCAGCTCAACATACAGAGAAGGCAGCTCCTGAACCATTATCTGGACTTGAAAG GGAACATTCGTGTATTTTGTCGCATAAGCCCGATCACAATAGGGGAGAATCTTGGTCGATTAAGACCTGTAGTGGCTGTGGATTCAAGTAACGTTCTTTTAAATCTTGCTGATAATAAGAGTAAGAACTACAGTTTTGACAGAGTTTTCCACCCAGATTCATCACAAG ATGAAGTTTTTTCCGAAGTTGAACCAGTCATCAAATCTGTCCTTGATGGTTACAATGCTTGCATTTTCGCCTATGGTCAGACTGGCACAGGAAAAACTTTCACAATG GAAGGCAGATCAGATGCTCCTGGAGTAGTTCCTCGCACATTCCAGGAACTATTTAAGCAAGCAGTGGAAagtaaccattcatttctcatcaGATTCAGTATGCTTGAGATTTACATGGGAAATCTCAGGGACTTGCTAGTCCCCAAGCCAACTAGAGCTACAGATCCCATCTCTCCTTG CCTTGCTATTCAAACAGATCCTGAGGGAGGAATTGAAATCGACAACCTTGTGTCAATTCAAGTGAATGACTTCCACCAGGCTTTGAAGCTGTACAGATTAGGATGCCATTTCAGATCAACAACCTCGACAACCTCCAACATAACTTCAAGCCGATCTCATTG CATGATACGCATAGCAATAACTTGCTTTGATGCTCCTGAGAGGCGACGGGAAACAAACAAAATTTGGTTAGTGGACCTTGGAGGAAGTGAGCGTGTGCTGAAGACAAAGGCATGCGGGAAAAGACTTGACGAAGGAAAAGCTATTAATTTGTCACTCTCTGCTCTTGGAAATGTAATTAATGCCCTCCAGATGAAAAAGCGTCACATACCTTACAG GAATAGCAAGCTGACACAAGTTCTTAAAGACTCTCTAG GCAATGATTCAAAAATACTAATGCTAGTCCATGTCAGCCCCAAAGAAGAAGATTTGTGTGAGACCatatgttctttaaattttgcaaCGAGGGCAAAAAACACTCGCCTAGGAAATGAGGATACAACA GAAGTAAGAGAGCAGAAGAAAGTAGCAATAGCAAATCTGCAGCAAAAGATGATAGAGATTGAATATGAGCGGCTGCATGTTAGACAAGAAATTGAGAAATTGGAAAGGAGGTTACAAAATCTCATAGGAAAAAGTTTATCTTCTAAAGGGCAAATTGAAGCATATAATTTTATTGAAGAACCACTTACAAAGAATGGTGTTGGAGACACAATAGTAGCCTCCATGTATAAGGTACCAGGATTTATGAGGCCAACTGTTTGCAGCCAAAGAAAATTAGGGACAAATTACAAAGTTCCAGTGTCTGGAAGAAGGAAAAGGCCACCAACCCATCATGCTGAGTCTCTGGCTTCTCGTGCGAAGGATCACTCAGATTACAAATCAGAACATAGTGTGTTTAGATCTAGCTGGTTGTTGGGATTAGACATGAGAAACAGTGTTGATAATACAATAGAATGCAGCCACGACACCCTTGAAATTGAAACTAAAATGACTAATATCCGAGAGCAAGAAAAAACACCTTGTTCAGCTAGTCATATGAATGGCATTGGTCACATTCAGAAAGTTACAAATAGACATACAGGAATGactaataattacatcaaaatttcTAAGGTGGGCAATTGGTTAGATCTGCAAAAGAATGAAACCAATATGAGTGGTTACACTTACAGGACTAAGCGTGTTTTAGCTATTCCTACCCCTAAGAAGAAGCATAAGCATAATGAGCAGAGCAAAGAGAAGGAGGTTTTTGATGAAAAAATACATATTTTTTGTGATTCTACAATGCAAAAGGTCCATGGTGAAAAAGATAAAATGGTTATAGATGGCGGAGTTGGAATGATCATATCAGAAGTGGTGATTGACAAGCAATTAACAAATTTCCAGGATTCATTCAATGAGGACTCGAGATTTGATTTCAGCTCCACATCTCAGAGTCAGGCAGTTGTAGGAAAGAGAATGACACAAACAGAAGATTCTGTATATAACTCATCAACAGAAGATGGAGAATGGAACACTTTTTGTCCAAAAGATATGTGTTGTCATAGACGAGCTGATTGCAAGGATCATGATGGAGCCAATGCACCATGTATCTTGAAGGCAGTAGAAGGCAAAAATGAAATTTCAGACAGTTTCCAGTTAAAGAACAATGGATGTTGGGAGCATTTGCGATCTGCTTTAGGTGGCAGTAACATCTACTCAAAAGGGGATTCCAGCGACTCCATGTCGatattagaagttgaatcatGCTGTTCACAAGTATCCATTGAATCGGTTATGGAAGATGGTGAAAGGCAAGACTCGGATTCCTCCATTCAATTCTCAGCAAAAGAAAGAAGATGTGACATACTCCAACTGAGATCTCAAAAAGAGTTATTTGAGAACTATTCAAACAAGAAAGATTTAACCAAGCCATTTTATAAACCTCAAGGAGAAACACAGAGGACAG GAATATTCCATATTCTTAGACAGAAAATAGAGATTTTATGCATCAGTGCTCTTCTAGGATTGGGGTTTTGTAACCTGGGATATGAGCATGAGTTCTTCGACAGTTTAATGCTTTGA